In the genome of Xanthobacteraceae bacterium, one region contains:
- the htpX gene encoding zinc metalloprotease HtpX: MNYLKTAILLAGMTALFMAIGAAIGGQQGMLIALVVAAGMNLFSYWNSDKMVLSMHGAQEVDERTAPELHQIVRELSTRAGLPMPKVYLMDNPQPNAFATGRNPENAAVAATTGLLQMLNRDEIAGVMAHELAHVKNRDTLIMTITATIAGAISMVANFGMLFGGNRNNNSGFGVIGTLLMVILAPLGAMLVQMAISRTREYAADRMGSEISGNPMALASALNKIAGAAHVIPNDAAEHNPATAHLFIINPLSGARMDNLFSTHPATENRIAQLQQIASEMGAMPSAAPRGSSPTGPRAQPRGPWG; encoded by the coding sequence ATGAACTACCTGAAAACCGCGATTTTGCTTGCCGGCATGACCGCGCTGTTCATGGCGATCGGCGCCGCCATCGGCGGCCAGCAGGGCATGCTGATCGCGCTCGTCGTCGCGGCCGGCATGAACCTGTTCAGCTACTGGAACTCCGACAAGATGGTGCTGTCGATGCACGGCGCGCAGGAAGTGGACGAGCGCACCGCGCCGGAGCTGCACCAGATCGTGCGCGAACTCTCGACGCGCGCCGGCCTGCCGATGCCGAAAGTATATCTGATGGACAACCCGCAGCCGAACGCGTTTGCGACCGGCCGCAACCCGGAAAACGCAGCCGTCGCCGCGACCACCGGCCTGTTGCAGATGCTGAACCGCGACGAGATCGCGGGCGTGATGGCGCACGAGCTTGCCCATGTGAAGAACCGCGACACACTGATCATGACCATCACCGCCACCATCGCGGGCGCGATCTCCATGGTCGCGAACTTCGGCATGCTGTTCGGCGGCAACCGCAACAACAACAGCGGCTTCGGCGTGATCGGCACGCTGCTCATGGTCATCCTCGCTCCGCTCGGCGCGATGCTGGTGCAGATGGCGATTTCGCGCACGCGCGAATATGCCGCCGACCGCATGGGCTCGGAAATCTCCGGCAACCCGATGGCGCTCGCCTCCGCGCTGAACAAGATCGCGGGCGCAGCCCACGTCATCCCCAACGACGCGGCCGAGCATAACCCCGCGACCGCGCACCTCTTCATCATCAACCCGCTCTCCGGCGCGCGGATGGACAACCTGTTCTCCACCCACCCGGCGACCGAGAACCGGATCGCGCAGTTGCAGCAGATCGCGTCCGAAATGGGTGCAATGCCTTCCGCCGCGCCCCGTGGTAGTTCTCCCACCGGCCCGCGCGCACAGCCGCGAGGCCCCTGGGGCTAG
- the purH gene encoding bifunctional phosphoribosylaminoimidazolecarboxamide formyltransferase/IMP cyclohydrolase, translating into MSDSVRAIRRALLSVSDKDGLIDFARALTQHGTELVSTGGTRKALADAGLKVLDVSEVTGFPEMMDGRVKTLHPNVHGGILAIRDNREHADAMKTHKIAPIDLVVVNLYPFESTVEKGAGYDDCIENIDIGGPAMVRAAAKNHGDVAIVVDTADYAEILREIGAHGGTTLGFRKRLAAKAFSRTAAYDSAISNWFANELKDDAPVWRSFGGKRVEKLRYGENPHQSAASYKGGEARPGVLSAKQLQGKELSYNNLNDTDAAYECVAEFDPKRLPAIVIVKHANPCGVAEGDTLLEAYQKALLCDPVSAFGGIIAANRTLDADAAKAMVEIFTEVIIAPDATEDAIKIIGAKKNLRLLLAGSLPDPRAKGLTFKSVAGGMLVQSRDNAVADDLELKVVTRRAPSATEMNDLRFAFRVAKHVKSNTIVYAKNGATVGIGAGQMSRVDSARIAARKAEDAAKTANLSETLTKNSVAASDAFFPFADGLLSVIEAGATAVIQPGGSIRDDEVIAAADKAGIAMVFTGVRHFRH; encoded by the coding sequence ATGTCCGACTCCGTTCGCGCAATCCGCCGCGCGCTGCTTTCCGTTTCCGACAAGGACGGCCTGATCGATTTCGCCCGCGCGCTGACGCAACACGGCACCGAACTGGTTTCGACCGGCGGCACCCGCAAGGCGCTGGCCGACGCCGGGCTGAAAGTCCTCGACGTTTCCGAAGTCACCGGCTTTCCGGAAATGATGGACGGCCGCGTCAAGACGCTGCACCCGAACGTGCACGGCGGCATCCTCGCGATCCGCGACAACCGCGAGCACGCGGACGCGATGAAGACACACAAGATCGCACCGATCGACCTCGTCGTGGTCAATCTCTATCCGTTCGAAAGCACGGTCGAAAAGGGTGCTGGCTACGACGACTGCATCGAGAACATCGACATCGGCGGTCCCGCAATGGTGCGCGCGGCGGCGAAGAACCATGGCGACGTCGCCATCGTGGTCGATACCGCGGACTACGCGGAAATCCTGCGCGAGATCGGCGCGCATGGCGGCACCACGCTCGGCTTCCGCAAGCGCCTCGCCGCCAAGGCCTTCTCGCGCACCGCGGCCTATGATTCCGCGATCTCGAACTGGTTCGCGAACGAACTCAAGGACGACGCGCCGGTGTGGCGCTCGTTCGGCGGCAAACGCGTGGAGAAACTTCGTTACGGCGAAAACCCGCACCAGTCGGCCGCATCGTACAAAGGCGGCGAAGCGCGCCCCGGCGTACTCTCCGCAAAGCAGTTGCAGGGCAAGGAACTGTCCTACAACAACCTGAACGACACCGATGCTGCCTATGAATGCGTCGCCGAGTTCGATCCGAAGCGCTTGCCCGCCATCGTGATCGTGAAGCACGCGAACCCGTGCGGCGTCGCCGAAGGCGACACGCTGCTCGAGGCGTATCAGAAAGCGCTTCTGTGCGACCCGGTTTCCGCCTTCGGCGGCATCATCGCGGCAAACCGCACCCTCGACGCCGACGCGGCAAAGGCGATGGTGGAGATCTTCACCGAAGTCATCATCGCCCCGGACGCGACCGAAGACGCCATCAAGATCATCGGCGCGAAGAAGAACCTTCGCCTGCTGCTCGCAGGCTCCTTGCCAGATCCGCGCGCGAAGGGCCTCACCTTCAAGTCGGTCGCGGGCGGGATGCTGGTGCAGTCGCGCGACAACGCGGTCGCCGACGATCTCGAACTGAAGGTCGTGACCAGACGCGCGCCGTCCGCCACTGAAATGAACGATCTGCGCTTCGCTTTCCGCGTCGCGAAACACGTGAAGTCGAACACGATTGTCTACGCGAAGAACGGCGCAACCGTTGGCATCGGCGCCGGACAGATGAGCCGCGTCGATTCTGCACGCATCGCCGCACGCAAGGCCGAGGACGCGGCGAAGACCGCAAACTTAAGCGAAACGCTCACCAAGAATTCCGTCGCCGCATCGGACGCCTTCTTCCCGTTCGCGGACGGACTGCTATCCGTGATCGAAGCGGGCGCGACGGCGGTGATCCAGCCCGGCGGTTCGATCCGCGACGACGAGGTGATTGCCGCCGCCGACAAGGCGGGCATCGCGATGGTGTTTACGGGCGTGCGCCACTTCCGCCACTAA
- a CDS encoding extensin family protein, whose translation MRRFLRWLFALVFVALAGAAVFVAFNAERLLDRYAPFELREQPDWLTRFHLYYVRANPEKCFAVLARSEVQFSRQQFPLNDRGCGFDDGVLLTKQSVSYGGGVLLRCQTAVSLILWERHVLQQEAERVLKKKVRAVQSFGTFSCRNVNHQKQGRLSQHATANAIDIAGFTFEDGSNASVLKDWDKDERGAFLRAVRDGACRFFAGVLSPDYNAAHANHFHFDMGRWGTCR comes from the coding sequence ATGCGCCGCTTTCTCCGCTGGCTGTTCGCGCTTGTGTTCGTTGCTCTCGCAGGCGCCGCCGTGTTCGTGGCGTTCAATGCCGAGCGGCTGCTGGACCGTTACGCGCCGTTCGAGCTGCGCGAGCAGCCGGACTGGCTGACACGGTTTCACCTCTATTACGTCCGCGCCAATCCGGAAAAATGCTTCGCGGTGCTGGCGCGCAGCGAAGTGCAGTTCTCGCGCCAGCAATTTCCGCTCAACGACCGCGGCTGCGGCTTCGATGACGGCGTGCTGCTGACGAAGCAGAGCGTGAGCTACGGCGGCGGCGTATTGCTGCGCTGCCAGACCGCCGTTTCGCTCATCCTGTGGGAGCGCCATGTCTTGCAGCAGGAAGCGGAGCGCGTGCTGAAGAAAAAAGTCCGCGCGGTGCAGAGTTTCGGCACCTTCTCCTGCCGCAACGTGAACCATCAAAAGCAGGGCCGTCTGAGCCAGCACGCCACGGCGAACGCCATCGACATCGCCGGTTTCACGTTTGAGGACGGGTCAAACGCGAGCGTGCTGAAAGACTGGGACAAGGACGAGCGGGGTGCGTTTCTCCGCGCCGTGCGCGATGGTGCGTGCCGTTTCTTCGCTGGCGTGCTGTCGCCGGATTACAACGCGGCGCACGCCAACCATTTCCATTTCGATATGGGACGGTGGGGGACTTGCCGGTAA
- a CDS encoding DUF1674 domain-containing protein, whose translation MKEKQIPEAAKRALKEAEARRAEIDAAAAKLPEEKGAKREKEPSRYGDWEKKGIASDF comes from the coding sequence ATGAAAGAAAAGCAGATACCGGAAGCGGCGAAGCGCGCGCTGAAAGAGGCGGAGGCGCGCCGCGCCGAGATCGACGCGGCGGCCGCGAAGCTGCCCGAAGAGAAAGGCGCGAAGCGCGAGAAGGAGCCGTCGCGTTACGGCGACTGGGAGAAGAAGGGCATCGCCAGCGATTTCTGA
- a CDS encoding methyltransferase domain-containing protein: MKKQKHFKNEDEAPGLTARRFAADALLAILHGRRALEDVFEHGETGMQFRALEERDRALARMIVATALRRAGSLQAVLERFLLQGWPDDVRVHSILLSAAAQILVLEVADHAAVDLSVDLAKEIRNKRYAGLVNAVLRRTVAEGPAILATLQPEVDTQEWMRARWLAAYGEDALRAICLAHRVEPPLDITAKQNPEALAAMLQGFVLPTGSVRVASKGAVSRLPGYDEGDWWVQDAAASIPAQLLGDVKGKRVADLCAAPGGKTAQLANNGARVVAIDRSASRLKRLEQNLARLKLEAEVVVADTTTYEAEPFDAILLDAPCSATGTVRRHPDILWQKQPEDLEALVRLQTRLLGRAADLLKPGGVLVYSTCSLEPEEGEAQVADLLAKRTDLVRDPVRREEAGDTTALTEKGELRTLPFHFTHEDPRLSGCDGFFAARLRKQA; encoded by the coding sequence TTGAAGAAACAAAAGCATTTCAAGAACGAAGACGAAGCGCCGGGCCTCACCGCCCGGCGCTTTGCTGCGGACGCGCTGCTCGCAATCCTGCATGGCCGCCGCGCGCTGGAGGATGTGTTCGAACACGGCGAAACGGGGATGCAATTCCGCGCGCTGGAAGAACGCGACCGCGCGCTCGCGCGCATGATCGTCGCGACCGCGCTGCGGCGTGCCGGAAGCCTGCAAGCAGTGCTGGAGCGTTTCCTGCTCCAGGGCTGGCCCGACGACGTGCGCGTGCATTCGATCCTGCTTTCCGCCGCCGCGCAGATTCTGGTTCTCGAAGTCGCGGATCATGCTGCGGTCGATCTCTCGGTCGATCTCGCGAAGGAAATCCGCAACAAGCGCTACGCCGGTCTGGTCAACGCAGTATTGCGGCGAACGGTTGCGGAAGGTCCCGCAATCCTCGCGACCTTGCAGCCGGAAGTAGACACGCAGGAATGGATGCGCGCGCGCTGGCTCGCGGCCTATGGCGAAGATGCCTTGCGCGCCATCTGCCTCGCGCATCGCGTGGAGCCGCCGCTCGACATCACCGCCAAGCAAAATCCCGAAGCGCTGGCTGCGATGCTGCAAGGCTTCGTGCTGCCGACCGGCAGCGTGCGCGTGGCGAGCAAGGGCGCGGTGTCGCGGCTTCCCGGCTACGACGAAGGCGATTGGTGGGTACAGGACGCCGCCGCTTCGATCCCCGCGCAACTGCTCGGCGACGTGAAGGGCAAGCGCGTCGCCGATCTTTGTGCGGCGCCCGGCGGCAAGACCGCACAGCTCGCGAACAATGGCGCGCGTGTCGTCGCGATCGACCGCTCCGCTTCGCGCCTCAAGCGGCTGGAACAGAACCTCGCGCGGCTGAAACTCGAAGCCGAGGTCGTCGTCGCCGACACCACCACGTATGAAGCGGAGCCATTCGACGCGATCCTGCTGGACGCCCCCTGCTCCGCCACCGGCACCGTGCGCCGCCATCCGGATATCCTCTGGCAGAAACAGCCCGAAGACCTCGAAGCGCTCGTCCGCCTGCAAACGCGCCTGCTCGGCCGCGCAGCGGATTTGCTGAAGCCCGGCGGCGTGCTGGTCTATTCCACCTGTTCGCTGGAGCCGGAGGAAGGAGAAGCGCAGGTCGCGGACCTGCTCGCGAAGCGCACCGACCTTGTTCGCGATCCGGTCCGCCGTGAAGAAGCAGGCGATACCACCGCGCTCACCGAAAAGGGCGAATTGCGCACGCTGCCCTTCCATTTCACCCACGAAGACCCTCGCCTTTCGGGCTGCGACGGCTTCTTCGCGGCCCGGTTGCGCAAGCAGGCGTGA
- a CDS encoding L,D-transpeptidase, translated as MQHLVKAALALAFLFAVILTANARELVAFDNAPAGVIIIKTNERALYLTLGDGRALRYKVAVGQRRMQWFGTRYIDGKYMNPAWSPPPEVKRDFPNMPDVIEGGAPNNPMGNRALTLSGGEYAIHGTNRPKSVGQFASYGCFRMYNDDIADLFARVRVGTPVIVTR; from the coding sequence ATGCAGCATCTGGTCAAGGCGGCGCTCGCCCTCGCTTTCCTGTTCGCGGTCATTCTCACGGCAAACGCGCGGGAGCTGGTTGCGTTCGACAACGCGCCCGCGGGCGTCATCATCATCAAGACCAACGAGCGCGCGCTCTACCTCACGCTCGGCGATGGCCGCGCGCTCCGCTACAAGGTCGCGGTCGGCCAACGCCGCATGCAGTGGTTCGGCACGCGCTACATCGACGGCAAGTACATGAACCCGGCATGGTCGCCGCCGCCGGAAGTGAAGCGCGACTTTCCGAACATGCCCGACGTGATCGAAGGCGGCGCGCCGAATAACCCGATGGGGAATCGCGCGCTGACCCTGAGTGGTGGCGAATACGCCATCCACGGCACCAACCGGCCGAAATCGGTCGGCCAGTTTGCGTCCTATGGTTGTTTCCGGATGTATAACGACGACATCGCCGATCTGTTTGCGCGCGTGCGCGTCGGCACGCCGGTGATCGTCACGCGATAG
- a CDS encoding heparinase II/III family protein, translating to MAERMRLALLITKQRWRQWWARAAANPAYRWRLGLKIPGRLLIAPQDLRTGDPTIATDIYSGLFAFAGKSVSSEGKSPFEIKPPTREWAEELLGFGWLRHLRSAGHALSKRNARALVADWISILGKSQNLSWEAEITARRVLSWLTHSPMILAGVDHAFYRTFMKSLGKQVRYLRRIYPVTREGYPRLLVAIALTQAGLCMEGEKRILRSGVKRLITELRRQILPDGGHVSRNPGVLIELLIDLLPLQQAFEARGAPVPSLLRSAIDRMMPMLRFFRHGDGSFAQFNGMGATPTDLLATALSYDDARGAPVMDAQHSGYQRFELGNSVVIADTGRAPVMQVSHTAHAGCLSFEFSAKRNRIVVNCGVPQQNKEAWLQAARSTAAHSTATFHDSSSCKFLEGERANRVLGAAIVEGPRRVQVARTERDGEFMIRTSHDGYASRYGVIHQRSWRLTNEGNRLDGEDVFLPVRRDELPAGAPGDYAVRFHLHPSVKASRIKEGRSVLLILPGRESWLFTAPNARVELEESIFLSASEGPRRTSQIVIYDTVQECPRVVWTFVRADVPEPPKRVEEESPRLPID from the coding sequence ATGGCAGAGCGAATGCGGCTCGCGCTGCTGATTACAAAGCAGCGCTGGCGTCAGTGGTGGGCGCGCGCGGCTGCCAATCCGGCATATCGCTGGCGGCTGGGACTCAAGATTCCGGGGCGCCTGCTGATTGCGCCGCAGGACCTGCGCACCGGCGACCCCACCATTGCAACCGACATCTACAGCGGCCTGTTCGCGTTCGCGGGAAAATCGGTTTCCAGCGAAGGCAAATCGCCGTTCGAGATCAAGCCGCCTACGCGCGAATGGGCGGAAGAACTGCTCGGCTTCGGCTGGCTGCGCCATCTGCGCTCGGCCGGCCATGCGCTCTCGAAGCGCAACGCCCGCGCCCTCGTCGCGGACTGGATTTCGATCCTCGGCAAATCGCAGAACTTGTCTTGGGAAGCGGAGATTACCGCGCGGCGCGTACTCTCCTGGCTCACCCATTCGCCGATGATCCTCGCCGGCGTCGATCACGCCTTCTATCGCACCTTCATGAAGAGCCTCGGCAAGCAGGTGCGTTACCTGCGCCGTATCTATCCGGTGACGCGCGAAGGCTATCCGCGTCTCCTCGTCGCGATCGCGCTGACGCAGGCCGGACTCTGCATGGAAGGCGAAAAGCGAATCCTGCGCAGCGGCGTGAAGCGGCTGATCACGGAACTGCGCCGCCAGATTCTGCCCGATGGCGGACATGTCAGCCGCAATCCGGGCGTGCTGATCGAACTCCTGATCGACCTGCTGCCGCTGCAACAAGCCTTCGAAGCACGCGGCGCTCCGGTGCCGTCACTGCTGCGCAGCGCCATCGACCGCATGATGCCGATGCTGCGTTTCTTCCGGCACGGCGACGGCTCGTTCGCGCAATTCAACGGCATGGGCGCGACACCCACCGACCTGCTTGCAACCGCGCTCTCCTACGACGATGCCCGCGGCGCACCGGTCATGGATGCTCAACATTCCGGCTATCAGCGCTTCGAATTGGGAAACAGCGTTGTCATCGCCGACACCGGACGCGCACCAGTCATGCAGGTGAGCCATACCGCGCACGCGGGCTGCCTCTCATTCGAGTTCTCGGCCAAACGCAACCGCATCGTGGTCAATTGCGGCGTGCCGCAGCAAAACAAGGAAGCCTGGCTGCAAGCCGCGCGCTCGACCGCCGCTCATTCCACCGCCACGTTCCACGATTCATCGTCGTGCAAATTTCTCGAAGGCGAGCGCGCCAATCGCGTGCTCGGCGCGGCCATCGTCGAAGGGCCGCGCCGCGTGCAGGTCGCGCGCACCGAGCGCGACGGCGAGTTCATGATCCGCACCTCCCATGACGGCTACGCCTCGCGCTACGGCGTGATCCACCAGCGTTCGTGGCGGCTGACGAACGAAGGCAACCGCCTCGATGGCGAGGATGTTTTCCTCCCTGTCCGCCGCGACGAACTGCCAGCCGGGGCGCCCGGCGACTACGCCGTGCGCTTCCACCTGCATCCTTCGGTCAAGGCAAGCCGCATCAAGGAAGGCCGCAGCGTGCTGCTGATCCTTCCGGGGCGCGAAAGCTGGCTGTTCACCGCGCCGAATGCGCGGGTCGAATTGGAGGAAAGCATTTTCCTGAGCGCCAGCGAGGGTCCTCGCCGCACCAGCCAGATCGTGATCTACGACACGGTACAGGAGTGTCCGCGCGTGGTGTGGACCTTCGTGCGCGCCGACGTGCCGGAGCCGCCGAAGCGCGTCGAGGAAGAAAGCCCCCGCCTGCCGATCGACTGA
- a CDS encoding MFS transporter, giving the protein MTEAPRRAIFGWVLFDWACQPFFTLVTTFIYAPYFASAVAGDPARGQALWGFATAAAGIVIAFTSPFVGAVADATGRRKPWIAAFGSLLILGSLGLWLGTPGGESTILVVLIAFAIATIGVEFATVFNNAMMPNLVPPHKIGWLSGLGWATGYLGGLVSLAFALLFLSTNPHTGLTLLGTPPAFGLDAMAREGDRAVGPLTALWFVVFVTPMMLFTPDGKRALKLGPALSAGFRTTLQTLREARQHKNIGTFLLANMIYTDGLVALFAFGGIYAAGTFGWGAIQLGVFGILLTITGTAGALLGGWLDDKLGARPVILASLLILFVSCIAILSIGRDHIFFFVPATPAVSGAGLFSSLPEKLYIGIGLFIGLAAGPLQAASRTMLVRLAPRNQLAQFFGLFALSGKLTSFMGPFLVATVTALTMSQKAGVSVLVVFFAIGAFLLLRVVVVSGGSGARP; this is encoded by the coding sequence ATGACTGAAGCGCCGCGCCGCGCGATTTTCGGCTGGGTGTTGTTCGACTGGGCGTGCCAGCCGTTCTTCACGCTGGTTACCACCTTCATCTACGCGCCGTATTTCGCTTCCGCCGTCGCGGGCGATCCCGCGCGCGGGCAGGCGTTGTGGGGATTTGCGACCGCGGCCGCGGGCATCGTGATCGCGTTCACTTCGCCTTTCGTCGGCGCGGTCGCGGATGCAACCGGACGGCGCAAGCCATGGATCGCGGCGTTCGGCTCGCTCCTCATTCTTGGTTCGCTCGGATTGTGGCTCGGCACGCCCGGCGGCGAGAGCACGATCCTTGTTGTTCTGATCGCATTCGCGATTGCCACCATCGGCGTCGAGTTCGCGACCGTGTTCAACAACGCGATGATGCCCAATCTCGTGCCGCCGCATAAAATCGGCTGGCTGTCGGGGCTGGGCTGGGCGACGGGCTATCTCGGCGGCCTTGTTTCGCTGGCGTTCGCGCTTTTGTTTCTCTCGACCAATCCGCATACGGGGCTGACGTTGCTCGGTACGCCGCCCGCGTTCGGACTGGATGCAATGGCGCGCGAAGGCGACCGCGCCGTGGGTCCGTTGACCGCACTCTGGTTCGTCGTGTTCGTGACGCCGATGATGCTGTTCACGCCGGACGGAAAACGCGCACTGAAACTCGGGCCGGCACTCAGCGCGGGATTTCGCACTACGCTGCAAACGTTGCGCGAAGCACGGCAGCACAAGAACATCGGCACGTTCTTGCTTGCGAACATGATCTACACCGACGGACTGGTGGCGCTGTTCGCGTTCGGCGGAATCTATGCGGCGGGGACGTTCGGCTGGGGCGCGATCCAGCTTGGCGTGTTCGGAATCCTGCTCACCATCACCGGCACCGCGGGCGCGCTGCTCGGCGGCTGGCTGGACGACAAGCTCGGCGCGCGGCCGGTCATCCTCGCGTCGCTTTTGATCTTGTTCGTTTCCTGCATCGCGATCCTTTCCATCGGACGCGATCATATTTTCTTCTTCGTGCCGGCCACGCCCGCCGTCAGCGGCGCAGGGTTGTTCTCCAGCCTGCCGGAAAAACTCTATATCGGGATCGGGTTGTTCATCGGCCTTGCGGCCGGGCCGTTGCAGGCGGCATCGCGCACGATGCTGGTGCGGCTTGCGCCGCGCAACCAGCTTGCGCAGTTCTTCGGACTGTTCGCGCTGTCCGGGAAACTGACTTCGTTCATGGGGCCGTTTCTGGTCGCGACCGTGACCGCGCTGACCATGAGCCAGAAGGCGGGCGTCTCGGTGCTGGTCGTCTTCTTCGCAATCGGCGCGTTTTTGCTGCTGCGGGTCGTGGTGGTTAGTGGCGGAAGTGGCGCACGCCCGTAA